In Nocardia asteroides, the following proteins share a genomic window:
- a CDS encoding YbaB/EbfC family nucleoid-associated protein: MSAEMDALVAGVTGKLEALEAALYGLKQVNGRFTTEDGLVTAEVNSDGALVALSLDEGITALAPTEAAQLILTACKQATETAGAARSNIIATLNESLTGSAPGSPEQLAPGPDSARR, translated from the coding sequence GTGAGCGCGGAAATGGACGCCCTGGTCGCCGGGGTCACCGGCAAGCTCGAGGCGCTGGAGGCGGCGCTGTACGGGTTGAAGCAGGTCAACGGACGTTTCACCACCGAGGACGGCCTGGTCACCGCCGAGGTGAACAGCGACGGCGCCCTGGTCGCGCTGTCGCTGGACGAGGGCATCACCGCGCTGGCGCCCACCGAGGCCGCCCAGCTGATCCTGACCGCCTGCAAACAGGCCACCGAGACCGCGGGCGCGGCACGTTCCAACATCATTGCGACACTGAACGAATCGCTCACCGGGTCGGCACCGGGGTCCCCGGAGCAATTAGCACCCGGGCCGGATAGTGCCCGGCGCTGA